The Sesamum indicum cultivar Zhongzhi No. 13 linkage group LG6, S_indicum_v1.0, whole genome shotgun sequence genome has a segment encoding these proteins:
- the LOC105164430 gene encoding uncharacterized protein LOC105164430 — protein MWEKLSDLGQSLSMPWLIMGDFNCVKSPEEKQLGVAPTWYELKDFVDCCTALGLLDAPTTGCYYTWYSNNESNPVWCKLDQVLYNNELLEADLHCSAHFNQPGCLSDHFRHYSHMSTKAKEAELALQDAQNQLESNPGDAALRDSLGDLRKKAVFLAEVERHFFYQKAKIHYLKEGNRNTKFFHDMVKRNVARNSIGTVTRVDGTVITAVEDIAQEFVDYYISLLGTEAHTLPVDDGVFEWGPILSPEHTADLCRAVTSLDVKDAIFHISDNKAPGPHGYSSCFFKKAWNIVGDQVCRAILDFFKSGQMLRQHNHTIIALVPKSDHSTSGLPADFMLQCHQQGPS, from the exons ATGTGGGAGAAACTTTCTGATTTAGGTCAATCACTGAGCATGCCATGGCTTATTATGGGCGATTTCAACTGTGTAAAATCTCCCGAGGAGAAGCAGCTTGGAGTGGCCCCAACTTGGTATGAGCTTAAGGATTTTGTGGACTGCTGTACAGCGCTTGGATTACTCGACGCTCCCACTACGGGTTGCTACTACACATGGTATTCCAACAATGAAAGCAACCCCGTATGGTGTAAGCTCGACCAGGTCCTTTACAACAATGAATTGCTTGAGGCCGATTTGCATTGCAGTGCCCATTTCAATCAACCGGGATGCCTTTCCGACCACTTTCGG CACTATAGTCACATGTCCACCAAGGCCAAAGAGGCTGAGCTTGCCCTGCAAGATGCCCAAAACCAACTTGAATCTAATCCAGGAGATGCGGCGCTACGGGACTCTTTGGGAGATCTTAGGAAGAAGGCCGTTTTTCTTGCCGAGGTCGAACGACACTTCTTCTACCAGAAAGCCAAGATCCACTATCTTAAAGAGGGGAACCGCAACACCAAGTTCTTCCACGACATGGTGAAGAGGAATGTCGCTAGGAATTCCATCGGGACAGTCACTAGGGTGGATGGGACTGTTATCACTGCTGTCGAGGATATTGCCCAAGAGTTCGTTGATTATTACATATCACTCTTGGGCACCGAGGCTCACACCCTTCCTGTCGATGATGGTGTGTTTGAATGGGGCCCCATACTCTCCCCCGAGCATACCGCGGACCTTTGCCGGGCAGTCACATCGTTGGATGTCAAGGATGCCATCTTCCATATTAGCGACAACAAGGCTCCCGGCCCACATGGGTATTCCTCGtgctttttcaagaaagcatgGAACATTGTGGGTGATCAAGTTTGCAGGGCCatcttggatttctttaagaGTGGGCAGATGCTACGGCAGCACAACCACACTATCATTGCCCTTGTACCGAAATCAGATCATTCCACCTCCGGATTACCGGCCgatttcatgctgcaatgtcATCAACAAGGCCCATCATGA